The following proteins are encoded in a genomic region of Blastopirellula marina:
- a CDS encoding EboA domain-containing protein, with amino-acid sequence MSYTPIQLLENWILRQASDAGQAWLDTQREAVASGDPKSLYLAFGFAPRKIGKADLELTERDLNDAAESRPGWQPQTWTIDQAARVLLLMSLPSEDDAAYLATIEKLFQTAEIREQICLYQALQLLPHQELFDDRLAEGIRTNIKTVFCAIAHCNPLPMELMSEPAWNQMVLKALFIGAALDPIEGLDQRVNPELARMLIDFAHERRAAKRPIPVELWRVAAPFADEIALEDMKALYTSGENLEKSAIALALVSTALDEADEILKTDPEVAKRAESGDITWRGIAEQAYASEN; translated from the coding sequence ATGTCCTACACGCCAATTCAGCTACTCGAGAATTGGATCTTGCGTCAGGCCTCTGATGCCGGTCAGGCTTGGCTGGATACGCAGCGCGAAGCGGTCGCTTCCGGCGATCCGAAGTCACTATATCTGGCGTTCGGATTCGCCCCACGTAAGATCGGCAAGGCAGATCTCGAACTGACGGAGCGCGACCTGAACGACGCTGCCGAATCTCGTCCGGGCTGGCAGCCACAGACCTGGACGATCGATCAAGCAGCACGCGTGCTGCTGCTCATGTCGTTGCCTAGCGAGGACGATGCCGCTTATCTCGCGACGATTGAGAAGCTGTTCCAGACAGCCGAGATTCGGGAACAAATTTGCTTATACCAAGCGTTGCAGCTGCTTCCGCATCAAGAGCTGTTCGACGACCGTTTGGCCGAAGGCATTCGCACGAACATCAAGACGGTCTTCTGTGCGATTGCCCACTGCAATCCACTACCGATGGAGTTAATGTCGGAGCCAGCATGGAACCAGATGGTTCTAAAGGCATTGTTCATCGGCGCCGCGCTCGATCCGATTGAAGGCCTGGACCAACGCGTGAACCCGGAACTGGCTCGCATGCTGATCGACTTTGCCCACGAACGCCGAGCCGCCAAGCGACCGATCCCGGTCGAACTGTGGCGGGTTGCCGCTCCCTTCGCGGATGAGATCGCCTTAGAAGATATGAAGGCGTTATATACCTCAGGCGAGAACCTCGAGAAGTCGGCGATCGCTTTGGCCTTGGTATCAACGGCGCTCGATGAAGCGGACGAGATTTTGAAAACCGATCCCGAAGTCGCCAAGCGAGCCGAGAGTGGTGATATCACCTGGCGTGGAATCGCCGAGCAAGCGTACGCTTCCGAAAACTGA
- a CDS encoding purine-nucleoside phosphorylase: MFKLNAQVEELAAAIRRRWNQRPLAGIILGTGLGTLTDGVDVEVTIDYEDLPHIPLSTALSHKGRLVCGRLGTVPVLVMEGRFHVYEGYSLETITLPVRVMKALGASILVVSNASGGMNPFYKSGDIMLMEDHINFMWRNPLTGHNDPSLGQRFPDMSSPYDEELLEAAARIARREGIGHHRGVYAAMTGPNYETRSEYRFLRKIGADVVGMSTVPEAIVAAQVGLRVLALSTVTNICLPDNLGCVGKYDVIHAAQAAEPRLRYIVKEVLREQQELLVAVS, encoded by the coding sequence TTGTTCAAGCTCAATGCCCAGGTCGAAGAATTGGCAGCCGCCATTCGCCGGCGATGGAATCAACGCCCGCTGGCTGGCATCATTCTTGGCACTGGGCTAGGGACATTGACTGATGGTGTCGATGTCGAGGTCACAATCGACTACGAAGATCTTCCGCACATTCCCCTTTCAACCGCCCTAAGTCATAAAGGGCGACTCGTATGTGGACGGCTGGGCACAGTCCCAGTCTTGGTCATGGAGGGCCGTTTTCATGTTTACGAGGGGTACTCGCTCGAGACGATCACCTTGCCGGTACGCGTGATGAAAGCGCTCGGAGCGAGTATTCTGGTGGTCAGTAATGCCAGTGGTGGCATGAATCCGTTTTACAAAAGCGGTGATATTATGCTGATGGAAGACCACATCAACTTCATGTGGCGGAATCCGCTCACCGGGCACAACGATCCCAGTCTCGGGCAACGTTTCCCCGATATGTCTAGTCCCTACGATGAAGAGCTGCTCGAAGCTGCGGCACGCATTGCTCGCCGCGAAGGGATCGGCCACCATCGTGGCGTTTATGCCGCGATGACGGGACCCAATTACGAAACCCGTAGCGAGTACCGCTTCCTGCGTAAAATCGGGGCGGATGTGGTTGGGATGAGTACCGTCCCCGAGGCGATTGTTGCCGCTCAGGTGGGACTTCGCGTCCTGGCTCTCTCGACGGTCACCAATATTTGTCTGCCCGATAATCTTGGCTGCGTCGGCAAATACGATGTGATTCATGCCGCTCAGGCCGCCGAGCCTCGTTTGCGGTATATTGTGAAGGAAGTGCTTCGGGAACAACAAGAGTTGCTGGTGGCCGTCTCGTGA
- a CDS encoding sugar phosphate isomerase/epimerase family protein yields MVNRRDLMKQAAALVACSAFMAPHQLLAALAEAELPIATQQYPWGTFYGRSGKNAGDLKALLSDVASCGFVGYEPIAGSPEQIGAIAKEAKDNGLKVDSLYVNSTLHDTSQTQVSMESVLAIATAAKKTCGTKVIVTNPSPIQWGGGQDKSDQQLRTQAKALNQLGAKLRENGQVLAYHNHDAELRQGARELHHMLTATNPENVKFCLDAHWIYRGCGDSEVAVLDVVRLHRSRIVELHLRQSHDGVWDEAFGEGDIDYGQLAEMLADLPTKPLLVLEQCIEGKTPNTMDAVEAHQRGRVYAQQVFQRWASK; encoded by the coding sequence ATGGTTAATCGTCGTGATCTTATGAAACAAGCTGCCGCTCTGGTAGCTTGTTCTGCATTCATGGCTCCTCACCAGCTACTCGCAGCATTGGCTGAGGCTGAACTCCCGATTGCCACCCAGCAATATCCGTGGGGGACCTTCTATGGACGTAGCGGAAAGAACGCCGGTGATCTGAAGGCCTTATTGTCGGACGTGGCTTCCTGCGGATTTGTGGGGTACGAACCGATCGCTGGCTCGCCAGAACAAATCGGTGCGATCGCGAAAGAAGCCAAGGATAACGGACTGAAGGTCGATTCCCTCTACGTGAACAGCACCCTTCACGATACCAGCCAAACGCAGGTAAGTATGGAATCGGTCTTGGCAATCGCCACGGCCGCGAAAAAGACCTGTGGGACAAAGGTCATCGTGACCAACCCCAGCCCAATTCAGTGGGGAGGCGGTCAGGATAAGTCAGATCAGCAGCTTCGGACTCAAGCCAAGGCGCTTAATCAATTAGGAGCGAAGCTACGCGAAAACGGTCAGGTCTTGGCTTACCACAACCACGACGCCGAGCTTCGCCAGGGCGCACGGGAACTGCATCATATGCTGACGGCGACCAATCCAGAGAATGTCAAGTTTTGTTTGGATGCCCACTGGATCTACCGCGGCTGTGGTGACTCGGAAGTCGCCGTGTTGGATGTCGTTCGTCTTCATCGCTCTCGAATCGTCGAGCTACATCTACGCCAGTCGCACGACGGTGTTTGGGATGAAGCATTCGGAGAAGGGGATATTGATTACGGTCAGTTAGCGGAAATGCTGGCCGATTTGCCCACGAAGCCGTTGTTGGTGTTAGAACAATGTATCGAAGGTAAAACTCCCAACACGATGGATGCGGTTGAGGCACACCAGCGTGGGCGAGTCTATGCGCAGCAAGTCTTTCAGCGATGGGCCAGCAAGTGA
- a CDS encoding DUF480 domain-containing protein, protein MSQDLESPEPAWRPISKIQRRVLGVLVEKAKTTPDAYPMSLNGLTTGCNQKSNRDPQMSLEGWEVEEALEQLRSLNAVAEVHGDGRVVKFRHYMKDWLGCDGNELAIMAELLLRGPQTVGELRGRAARMGKIPDMASLQPLLDELQRKKLVIPLTPKGRGQIVTHGLYSEKELAEQRQQLGDGRVVPAEEAVPAPSHAPSPSPASAPPASPAPVASAAAATPTATTSSSSDSEAIRELRAEVAALKAELERVKKDVEDLWSSVT, encoded by the coding sequence ATGTCCCAGGATCTAGAATCTCCCGAACCCGCTTGGCGCCCCATTTCTAAAATTCAGCGGCGGGTTCTCGGGGTGTTGGTAGAAAAGGCCAAGACCACCCCGGACGCTTATCCCATGTCGCTTAACGGCCTAACAACCGGCTGCAACCAAAAAAGCAACCGCGACCCTCAGATGAGTTTGGAGGGCTGGGAAGTCGAAGAAGCCCTGGAACAGCTTCGAAGCCTCAACGCCGTCGCGGAAGTACATGGCGACGGACGTGTCGTTAAGTTTCGCCACTACATGAAGGACTGGTTAGGCTGCGATGGCAACGAACTGGCAATCATGGCCGAACTCTTGCTTCGCGGTCCCCAAACCGTGGGCGAACTTCGCGGCCGAGCTGCCCGCATGGGGAAAATCCCTGATATGGCGTCGCTTCAGCCACTACTCGATGAACTGCAGCGCAAGAAGCTGGTAATTCCTCTGACACCTAAAGGTCGAGGACAAATCGTAACGCACGGCCTCTATTCCGAAAAAGAACTAGCCGAGCAGCGTCAACAGCTTGGCGATGGACGCGTGGTGCCCGCCGAAGAAGCGGTACCGGCGCCTAGTCACGCTCCCTCGCCCTCCCCAGCGAGCGCCCCGCCTGCGAGCCCGGCCCCAGTTGCGTCTGCCGCCGCAGCCACTCCGACGGCAACAACCAGTAGTTCGAGCGACAGCGAAGCGATTCGTGAACTCCGCGCCGAAGTCGCCGCCTTGAAGGCTGAACTGGAGCGAGTCAAGAAAGATGTAGAAGATCTGTGGTCAAGCGTAACGTAA
- the hemB gene encoding porphobilinogen synthase, which produces MSASGHLGDYPRYRPRRSRQTAWSRRLVRENTLTVDDLIWPIFVQPGEGKRTPVPSLPGVDRLTIDIAVEEAQRAESLGIPVIALFPATPAELKTPECEEAINPDNLVCQAVRAIKEQNLDLGILCDVALDPYSSHGQDGLVRDGYVVNDETVEMLCRQAIVQAQAGCDIIAPSDMMDGRIGAIRNALDHDCYQHVQIMAYAAKYASAFYGPFRDAVGSSGNLGGGDKKTYQMDPANSDEALREVALDLKEGADMVMVKPGMPYLDIVQRVKETFSVPTYVYQVSGEYAMLHAAAGNGWLDLEKSMMESLMGFKRAGADGILTYFAPQAAKLLQSG; this is translated from the coding sequence ATGTCCGCCTCGGGTCATCTCGGAGACTATCCACGCTATCGTCCGCGCCGTAGCCGTCAGACGGCCTGGTCACGCCGGCTTGTTCGCGAAAACACCCTGACGGTCGACGATTTGATCTGGCCAATCTTCGTACAGCCTGGCGAAGGGAAGCGAACCCCGGTCCCTTCGCTCCCAGGCGTCGATCGACTGACGATCGACATCGCGGTCGAAGAAGCCCAACGAGCGGAAAGCTTGGGCATTCCGGTGATCGCCCTATTCCCGGCTACGCCAGCCGAACTGAAGACGCCGGAATGCGAAGAGGCGATCAACCCAGACAATCTAGTTTGCCAAGCCGTCCGGGCGATTAAAGAACAAAACCTCGACTTGGGCATCCTTTGTGATGTGGCGCTCGATCCTTATTCGAGCCATGGGCAAGACGGACTGGTTCGCGATGGTTACGTGGTCAACGACGAGACCGTCGAGATGCTGTGCCGGCAAGCGATTGTCCAAGCACAAGCCGGATGCGACATCATCGCACCGAGCGACATGATGGATGGTCGGATTGGAGCGATCCGCAATGCCCTGGATCACGACTGCTACCAACACGTCCAGATCATGGCCTACGCCGCAAAGTACGCTTCAGCCTTCTATGGCCCGTTCCGTGATGCGGTGGGCTCGTCAGGCAACCTGGGTGGTGGCGACAAGAAGACCTACCAAATGGATCCGGCCAATTCGGACGAAGCCCTCCGCGAGGTGGCGCTCGACCTAAAAGAAGGAGCCGACATGGTGATGGTCAAACCAGGAATGCCCTATCTCGACATTGTGCAGCGTGTGAAAGAGACATTCTCGGTGCCGACCTACGTGTATCAGGTCTCCGGCGAGTACGCGATGCTACACGCCGCCGCCGGAAACGGTTGGCTGGATCTCGAGAAGTCGATGATGGAAAGCCTGATGGGCTTCAAGCGAGCGGGGGCAGACGGGATCTTGACCTACTTTGCTCCCCAAGCGGCAAAGCTGCTTCAAAGCGGCTAG
- the folE2 gene encoding GTP cyclohydrolase FolE2 — MTPESPLSSQPGSTASLTPDAMRPLAMDTSPRLLPDVANDTAPQFQSSIDRVGMSGIEVAILVKGEDDVLMRTPAKVDAYVSLDDPAIKGIHMSRLYLSLQNELHTEFSRKQIERILGRFLETHQEMSGSAYVKFSFEHMIQRASLLSENTAWRSYPIQVEALQKGSEVKYRIHVRLTYSSACPCSAALSRQLLQQQFEEQFYGHNWMSAATVLNWLGSNSTLIAVPHSQRSHADITVDLDESRSDLPIDEIIQRTEGVLNTAVQAAVKRADEQEFARLNGENLMFCEDAARRMKSAIDPMEGVTDYRIQASHFESLHPHDAVAIVVKGVPGGVKP, encoded by the coding sequence ATGACGCCCGAGTCTCCCCTGTCTTCTCAACCTGGTTCGACTGCTTCGCTGACTCCCGACGCGATGCGTCCTTTGGCCATGGATACCTCACCACGTCTCCTTCCCGATGTGGCTAACGATACGGCGCCTCAGTTCCAATCGTCCATCGACCGGGTAGGAATGTCCGGTATCGAAGTCGCCATCCTGGTGAAAGGCGAGGACGACGTGCTGATGCGGACGCCGGCCAAGGTCGACGCTTACGTCAGCTTGGACGACCCAGCGATTAAGGGCATCCACATGTCCCGGCTCTACTTGAGCCTGCAGAACGAATTGCATACCGAGTTCTCGCGGAAGCAGATCGAACGCATCTTGGGCCGCTTCTTGGAAACTCACCAAGAGATGAGCGGTTCGGCCTACGTGAAGTTCTCGTTCGAGCACATGATCCAGCGTGCTTCCTTGCTTTCGGAGAATACCGCTTGGCGAAGCTATCCGATCCAAGTCGAAGCTCTGCAGAAGGGGAGCGAGGTTAAATATCGAATTCACGTTCGCCTGACCTATTCGAGCGCTTGTCCCTGCTCGGCAGCGTTGTCGCGTCAGCTTCTGCAGCAACAATTTGAAGAGCAATTCTATGGGCACAATTGGATGAGCGCCGCCACTGTGCTGAACTGGTTGGGATCGAACAGCACCTTGATCGCGGTTCCGCACAGTCAGCGTAGCCATGCTGACATCACGGTTGATCTGGACGAATCGCGAAGCGACCTGCCGATTGACGAGATCATTCAACGAACCGAAGGTGTGTTGAATACGGCAGTGCAAGCAGCCGTGAAGCGAGCCGACGAACAAGAGTTCGCTCGTTTGAACGGTGAGAACTTAATGTTCTGCGAAGATGCTGCACGCCGAATGAAGTCGGCCATCGATCCGATGGAGGGAGTTACAGACTACCGAATTCAAGCCAGTCACTTCGAAAGTTTGCATCCACACGATGCTGTGGCCATCGTGGTGAAGGGTGTTCCGGGGGGGGTGAAGCCGTAA
- a CDS encoding TatD family hydrolase, with protein MKFIDPHIHVTSRTTDDYEAMAAAGVAAIIEPAFWLGQPRTNVGSFQDYFSSLVGFEKFRAAQFGIRHYCTIGLNSKEANNEALAEQVMELMPLFLAKENVVAVGEIGFDDMTAAEEKYLRIQLEMAKEVNLPILIHTPHRNKKQGTYRSMDIIEEHEIPPHMVVIDHNNEETCEEVLRRGYWTAFTIYPKTKMGNERMVEVVKKYGAERIIIDSSADWGVSDPLAVPKTGNLMLERGIPKEHVELTCYKNALAAYGQSGQFEESDWLSPEPIDQRSLFEGNSVLRGGQTPRVDKPEDDRIIQ; from the coding sequence ATGAAATTCATCGACCCGCACATTCACGTTACTTCGCGAACTACCGACGACTACGAAGCGATGGCAGCTGCCGGTGTCGCAGCAATCATCGAGCCCGCATTTTGGCTGGGTCAGCCACGCACCAATGTAGGGTCATTTCAAGATTACTTCAGTAGCCTGGTCGGATTCGAGAAGTTCCGCGCGGCGCAGTTTGGCATTCGCCATTATTGCACCATCGGCCTTAACTCGAAGGAAGCCAATAACGAAGCGTTGGCCGAACAAGTGATGGAGTTGATGCCGCTGTTCCTGGCGAAAGAGAACGTCGTGGCTGTCGGTGAAATCGGCTTTGACGACATGACAGCCGCCGAGGAAAAGTACCTCCGAATTCAGCTGGAAATGGCGAAGGAAGTGAATCTTCCGATCCTGATTCATACGCCCCATCGCAATAAGAAGCAGGGAACGTATCGGAGCATGGACATCATTGAGGAACATGAAATTCCACCTCATATGGTGGTCATTGACCACAATAATGAGGAGACCTGTGAAGAAGTCTTACGACGCGGTTATTGGACGGCATTTACCATCTATCCAAAGACGAAGATGGGTAATGAACGAATGGTTGAAGTTGTTAAGAAATATGGTGCTGAGCGCATCATTATCGACTCGTCCGCCGACTGGGGAGTATCCGATCCGCTAGCGGTTCCGAAAACCGGGAATTTGATGCTAGAGCGGGGTATTCCCAAAGAGCACGTTGAGCTAACCTGTTACAAGAACGCTCTGGCAGCCTATGGTCAGAGCGGTCAGTTCGAGGAATCGGATTGGCTTTCTCCAGAACCTATCGATCAGCGATCGTTGTTCGAAGGAAATAGTGTTCTGCGAGGCGGTCAGACTCCTCGTGTCGATAAGCCTGAAGACGATCGTATCATTCAATAA
- a CDS encoding vWA domain-containing protein: MPCRLESWAKAPFGWICTALLCLTLIAGCGDNVEFNNPFAKEKKQTTAENTKPAAPAKKEDQKPKVDKEELARQQMIKTTSLRGNGTSRFGGGGKSVGANATVGDNVFRMQKEIASSVDFAPTMLIWVIDSTVSATELRDDWAKATKQLYTEFAKDGLPGGKSPESLSTAIVSFGEKTNFVLEQPTSDLQEVIASIDKVPGDSSGKEATFATISEVFDKYGDLKSKQQRELMVVVVTDEAGDDWNMVDSVVEKANSTGVRLYAIGVPAPMGRMTAEVPMAENRSDGLPAMLQGPETRYSQRINMKFSSGGFGGEDVDSGYGPFGLSYLAYQTRGEFLVSRLRSAPWPGNAMRFDDSVMRKYPPQYLTEQKYQAMLAENKALYGLDRAARLAQVEAMAYPSSQFVVEDEARLKNALDGAQRIAARLEPLVNGIYDPLAAGEKDRDNIEDKRWQASYDLALGRAAANKARVDGYNQMLAILKGGRKFEDPAHNTWKLEPADSLEEAGSRLEKMRLQATEYLERVIKEHPDTPWAYFAERELEMPIGWKWAEY, encoded by the coding sequence ATGCCTTGCCGCTTGGAATCTTGGGCAAAAGCCCCTTTCGGATGGATCTGCACCGCACTGCTTTGCTTGACGCTGATCGCTGGCTGCGGTGACAACGTCGAGTTCAATAATCCGTTCGCCAAAGAGAAGAAGCAGACTACCGCGGAGAACACCAAGCCGGCTGCTCCTGCCAAGAAAGAAGACCAGAAGCCGAAGGTCGACAAGGAGGAACTGGCGCGGCAGCAGATGATTAAAACGACATCGCTGCGTGGCAATGGAACGAGCCGCTTCGGTGGCGGTGGCAAGAGCGTGGGCGCCAACGCGACGGTAGGGGACAATGTGTTCCGCATGCAGAAGGAGATCGCCAGCAGCGTTGATTTCGCTCCTACGATGTTGATCTGGGTGATCGATTCGACGGTCAGTGCCACGGAGCTTCGAGACGACTGGGCGAAGGCAACCAAGCAGCTTTACACCGAGTTCGCGAAAGATGGACTTCCTGGTGGCAAATCTCCCGAAAGTCTGTCGACCGCGATTGTCAGCTTCGGGGAGAAAACGAACTTCGTGCTTGAACAGCCGACCTCCGATCTTCAAGAAGTGATTGCCAGCATCGATAAGGTGCCGGGCGATAGTTCGGGCAAAGAAGCGACGTTTGCCACGATTAGCGAAGTGTTCGACAAATACGGCGATCTGAAGTCGAAGCAACAGCGTGAACTGATGGTAGTCGTGGTGACGGATGAAGCCGGTGACGACTGGAACATGGTTGATTCGGTGGTCGAGAAAGCCAATTCGACGGGCGTCCGTTTGTATGCGATCGGTGTGCCTGCTCCGATGGGACGCATGACCGCGGAAGTTCCCATGGCCGAGAACCGTAGCGATGGCCTGCCGGCGATGCTTCAAGGACCAGAAACGCGATACTCGCAGCGAATCAACATGAAGTTCAGTTCTGGCGGTTTCGGTGGCGAGGACGTCGACAGTGGTTATGGACCGTTCGGTTTGAGCTACCTGGCCTATCAGACGCGTGGCGAATTCCTGGTCTCCCGATTGCGATCGGCGCCTTGGCCAGGCAATGCGATGCGATTCGATGACAGCGTCATGCGAAAGTATCCGCCGCAATACCTGACGGAACAAAAGTATCAGGCCATGCTCGCAGAGAACAAAGCCCTGTACGGATTGGATCGCGCTGCACGATTGGCCCAAGTCGAGGCGATGGCTTATCCCTCTTCGCAGTTCGTGGTGGAAGATGAAGCCCGTCTGAAAAACGCTCTCGATGGTGCTCAGCGAATTGCCGCTCGTTTGGAACCGCTGGTGAACGGCATCTACGATCCGCTGGCCGCCGGTGAGAAAGACCGTGACAACATTGAGGATAAGCGTTGGCAGGCCAGCTACGATTTGGCCTTGGGGCGTGCGGCCGCGAACAAGGCACGCGTCGATGGTTACAACCAAATGTTGGCGATCTTGAAGGGGGGACGAAAATTCGAAGATCCTGCTCACAACACGTGGAAACTGGAGCCAGCCGACTCGCTGGAGGAAGCTGGTAGCCGTTTGGAAAAGATGCGTCTGCAAGCGACCGAGTACCTCGAACGAGTCATTAAAGAGCATCCGGATACGCCGTGGGCGTACTTTGCGGAGCGTGAATTGGAAATGCCGATTGGTTGGAAGTGGGCCGAGTATTAA
- a CDS encoding VOC family protein has translation MTLAHLTIATQDSQGTAEFLQSIFDWPLVHRPANVDPTTYWLDIGHGQQVHVLLVDGFQVSPFEKEFGRHFAFLFPAAKLKQIRKCLAEQSVEVIPPIRPTPFERFFFQDPNGYMFEIIDQDKFVQET, from the coding sequence ATGACTTTGGCTCACCTCACCATCGCCACACAAGACTCGCAGGGAACGGCCGAATTCCTGCAATCGATTTTCGATTGGCCGCTAGTCCATCGCCCAGCCAATGTCGATCCAACCACTTACTGGCTCGACATTGGCCATGGTCAACAAGTGCATGTTTTGTTGGTCGATGGCTTTCAGGTCTCGCCCTTCGAAAAAGAATTCGGCCGTCACTTTGCGTTTCTGTTCCCCGCCGCTAAGCTGAAACAAATTCGTAAATGTTTGGCGGAACAAAGCGTTGAAGTGATCCCACCAATTCGCCCGACGCCGTTTGAACGTTTCTTCTTTCAAGATCCAAACGGCTACATGTTCGAGATTATCGATCAAGATAAGTTCGTTCAGGAAACCTAA
- a CDS encoding type 1 glutamine amidotransferase domain-containing protein, whose protein sequence is MPSEMTLKGKRILTFVGDIYEDLELWYPHLRLQEAGAESVLAGLEAGVTYDGKHTYPAKSDVAIDDVDPNTFDGVICPGGFMPDKLRREDKVKQLIRHFHEKGQLVAAICHGGWLLASAGICRGTRQTGSPGIKDDLVHAGVSWEDAEVVVDNNIVTSRNPGDLPAFCRAIIEVLEKQAT, encoded by the coding sequence ATGCCATCGGAAATGACCCTTAAGGGAAAACGAATCCTGACCTTCGTCGGCGATATCTACGAAGATCTTGAGCTGTGGTATCCCCATCTGCGCTTACAAGAGGCTGGTGCTGAGTCAGTACTTGCCGGACTTGAAGCGGGCGTCACGTATGACGGTAAGCATACCTATCCCGCCAAATCCGATGTCGCCATCGACGATGTCGACCCGAACACCTTCGACGGGGTGATCTGCCCCGGCGGCTTCATGCCCGACAAGCTGCGCCGTGAAGACAAGGTGAAACAGTTAATTCGTCACTTCCACGAGAAAGGTCAACTCGTGGCCGCGATCTGTCATGGTGGCTGGCTGCTCGCGTCAGCCGGCATCTGCCGCGGAACACGCCAAACGGGATCACCGGGCATCAAAGATGACTTGGTCCACGCGGGTGTTAGCTGGGAAGATGCTGAAGTGGTGGTCGATAATAACATCGTCACCAGCCGCAACCCAGGCGACTTACCAGCGTTCTGCCGAGCCATCATCGAGGTCCTGGAGAAGCAAGCAACATGA
- a CDS encoding purine-nucleoside phosphorylase, with protein sequence MLDLYDKIQDALQVIRAKWDKTPKAGIILGTGLGGLAEEIDEEASFEYTEIPHFAASTATSHRGRLVCGTLCGVPVVAMEGRFHMYEGYSLKQITLPVRVMKALGAELLLCSNAAGGMNPFHNCGDIVLIDDHINLMGDNPLIGINDDRLGPRFPDMCAPYDQELIDKALEIARKENIVAHRGVFVAVAGPNLETRAEYRFLRAIGADLVGMSTVPEVIVAVHCGLKTVGMSIVTDMCLPDALKPADVSEIIAIANKAEPKLRTLVKGVLTEFAGK encoded by the coding sequence ATGCTCGATCTTTACGATAAAATCCAAGACGCCCTCCAAGTCATCCGCGCAAAGTGGGACAAAACCCCGAAGGCGGGGATCATCCTGGGAACGGGCTTGGGCGGACTTGCCGAGGAAATCGACGAGGAAGCATCCTTCGAGTACACCGAGATCCCCCATTTCGCCGCGTCGACGGCAACCAGCCATCGTGGGCGATTGGTGTGCGGCACTCTTTGTGGCGTCCCTGTCGTGGCGATGGAAGGCCGCTTCCACATGTACGAGGGGTACTCGCTCAAGCAGATTACGTTGCCTGTTCGCGTCATGAAGGCGCTCGGAGCGGAACTGCTGCTGTGCTCGAACGCGGCCGGTGGCATGAATCCGTTCCACAACTGCGGTGATATCGTTCTGATTGACGATCACATCAACTTGATGGGGGATAACCCCCTGATCGGCATTAATGACGATCGTCTTGGGCCGCGCTTCCCCGACATGTGTGCTCCGTACGATCAAGAATTGATCGACAAGGCATTAGAAATCGCACGCAAGGAAAACATCGTCGCGCATCGTGGCGTGTTTGTGGCCGTCGCGGGCCCGAATCTCGAAACGCGTGCGGAATACCGCTTCCTGCGAGCGATCGGCGCCGATCTGGTCGGGATGTCGACCGTGCCCGAAGTGATCGTGGCGGTTCACTGCGGATTGAAGACGGTCGGTATGTCGATCGTTACCGACATGTGCCTCCCCGATGCTTTGAAACCGGCAGACGTCTCCGAGATCATTGCGATTGCGAACAAGGCCGAACCAAAGCTGCGCACGCTGGTGAAGGGCGTGCTCACGGAATTCGCCGGGAAGTAA
- a CDS encoding DUF1569 domain-containing protein yields the protein MSFNRNGATDRLSRRHLHLQSFEDVLAEAKSLSRVGYHRVSKWSLGQICDHVSRFMDDSIDGFKSAPGFAPLVRPFLRMMYLGKVLRNERIPAKMPTLKELEPDEWTEDANALPQLEKAIARIQDPNVEFVASPAFGNLTAEQWRKVHLWHCQHHLEFLIPAARDAQANSSQG from the coding sequence ATGAGCTTTAATCGTAACGGCGCTACCGACCGGTTGTCGCGGCGTCACCTTCACCTCCAATCATTCGAGGATGTTTTGGCGGAGGCCAAAAGTCTGTCTCGCGTCGGGTACCATCGTGTCTCGAAGTGGTCGCTCGGTCAGATCTGCGATCACGTCTCGCGCTTCATGGATGATTCGATCGACGGCTTTAAGTCGGCCCCAGGTTTCGCTCCGCTTGTGCGACCGTTTCTGCGGATGATGTACTTGGGCAAAGTACTTCGCAACGAACGGATCCCCGCCAAGATGCCAACTCTCAAAGAGCTGGAACCGGACGAATGGACCGAAGATGCCAACGCCCTTCCCCAATTGGAAAAGGCGATTGCCCGCATCCAAGATCCCAATGTCGAGTTCGTCGCCTCACCGGCGTTTGGCAACCTGACGGCCGAACAGTGGCGCAAAGTCCACTTGTGGCACTGCCAGCATCACCTGGAATTCTTGATTCCGGCGGCTCGCGATGCTCAGGCCAACTCGTCGCAAGGCTAA